One Labrus mixtus chromosome 12, fLabMix1.1, whole genome shotgun sequence DNA segment encodes these proteins:
- the tmem63a gene encoding CSC1-like protein 1 produces MSSQWWEQWPLLVRNGTSSFPDNTSCYGSSQNTVLNALNFGGVPVVLLLDFSVFLVLLILFAIIRRKFWDYGRLALVADKEGFVGSKHRRYGRMSSIVSSVEDPEYELGFCSWLPYILRMDEEKIKARCGMDAVHYLSFQRHLIGLLMVITVTSLGIILPVNLSGDLLGNNPQSFGRTTIGNLQAGNNLLWLHTVFAVLYLVLTVFLLRHHTSQIKGMRRETARNTLFVCSVPKTATEDAVKTHFIEAYPTCRVCAVTLGYDVAKLMHLDKERIRAGKNLRFYERFLETTGNRELINPRLCGQLCCCSQSGKVDAIEYYSAKEKDLLQEVRMQVELVPERPLGIAFVTLQTEAMAKLILKDFNALDCGGTRCCGRERQPSSNCESLKVSKWRVNFAPHPKNVFWDNLSVRGFPWYIRYVMINFFLFFLLTFLTTPTIIISTMDKFNVTRPIYYLNSPIITQFFPTLMLWAFSALLPTIVYYSTLGEAHWSRSSEQLSMMRKLYFFLLFMVLILPSLGLTSLAVFFRWLFDKEFLSGGKLRFECVFLPDQGAFFVNYVITAALVGSGMDLLRLPGLLLYIIRMVFARSAAERKYVKQNQAYEFEYGAMYGWSLCVFTVILAYSIICPIIVPFGLLYMMLKHLVDKHNIYFAYLPARLDRQVHLAAVNQALAAPIICLIWLYFFSVLRTSFWASTSLFTLVILFITVFICIGYTCFGHFKYLSPHNYETKDEDQDTAEGAEDSTTVYLPRVLNPKSPASNPQEVKPEKGYGSTEGSPTFSPTPVEGSTSDA; encoded by the exons ATGTCTTCCCAGTGGTGGGAGCAGTGGCCCCTGCTGGTCAGGAATGGTACCTCTAGCTTTCCGGACAACACTAGCTGCTACGGCTCCTCTCAGAACACTGTACTAAACGCACTCAACTTTGGAGGAGTGCCTGTTGTGCTACTACTAGATTTCTCTGTCTTcctg GTGTTGCTGATCCTTTTCGCCATCATCAGGAGGAAGTTCTGGGACTACGGGCGTCTGGCATTAGTTGCAGACAAAGAGGG GTTTGTTGGATCAAAACACCGTCGCTATGGACGCATGTCTTCAATTGTGTCCAGCGTGGAGGACCCTGAGTATGAATTG gGATTCTGCTCTTGGCTGCCTTACATCCTCAGAATGGA tgaagaaaaaataaaagccagatGTGGCATGGATGCTGTTCACTACCTGTCCTTTCAGCGTCACCTGATCGGCCTGCTGATGGTTATAACTGTCACCTCCCTCGGAATCATACTTCCTGTCAACCTGAGCGGAGACCTGTTGG GTAATAATCCACAGAGTTTTGGAAGAACAACTATTGGGAATCTTCAGGCAGG AAACAACTTGTTATGGCTGCATACAGTGTTTGCAGTCCTGTACCTGGTCCTGACGGTTTTTCTGCTGCgacatcacacatcacaaatCAAAGGCATGCGCAGAGAGACA gCCAGGAacactttgtttgtgtgttcagtccCTAAAACAGCAACAGAGGATGCTGTAAAGACCCATTTCAT aGAGGCGTATCCAACCTGTCGAGTGTGTGCTGTGACTCTGGGCTACGACGTGGCCAAGCTCATGCACCTTGATAAAGAAAG GATACGAGCTGGAAAAAACCTTCGCTTTTATGAGCGTTTCTTAGAGACAACAGGGAATCGTGAGCTGATTAACCCCCGCCTGTGTGGtcaactctgctgctgcagccaatCAGGGAAG GTTGATGCAATAGAGTATTACAGTGCTAAAGAAAAAGACCTGCTGCAAGAAGTGAGGATGCAGGTAGAACTGGTGCCAGAGCGCCCCCTGGGGATAGCCTTTGTTACCTTGCAGACGGAGGCTATGGCCAAGCT AATTCTGAAAGACTTCAACGCACTCGACTGTGGCGGCACACGCTGCTGTGGGAGGGAGCGCCAGCCTTCATCAAATTGTGAAAGTCTGAAAGTGAGCAAGTGGCGAGTCAACTTTGCACCGCAtcccaaaaatgtgttttg GGACAATCTCTCCGTGCGAGGTTTCCCCTGGTACATCCGCTATGTTATGAtcaacttcttcctcttcttcctgctcacCTTCCTCACCACtcccaccatcatcatcagcaccatggacaaGTTCAATGTTACGAGGCCCATCTACTATCTCAAT AGCCCAATTATCACTCAGTTCTTCCCCACTCTCATGCTGTGGGCTTTCTCTGCCCTGCTGCCCACCATAGTCTACTATTCCACACTGGGAGAGGCACACtggagcag gtccagtgaGCAGCTGAGTATGATGCGGAAGTTGTACTTCTTTCTGCTCTTCATGGTGCTTATCCTGCCCTCGCTCGGACTCACAAG TCTTGCTGTGTTTTTCCGCTGGCTGTTCGATAAAGAGTTTCTCTCTGGTGGAAAACTGAGGTTTGA GTGTGTGTTCTTACCTGACCAAGGAGCGTTTTTTGTCAACTATGTGATAACAGCGGCCCTGGTGGGCTCTGGGATGGACTTGCTGCGGTTGCCAGGGTTATTGCTTTACATCATTCGTATGGTGTTTGCTCGCTCTGCGGCTGAAAGGAAATATGTCAAACAG AACCAGGCGTATGAGTTTGAATATGGAGCCATGTACGGCTGgagcttgtgtgtgttcactgtcattCTGGCCTACAGCATCATATGTCCTATTATTGTGCCTTTTG gtCTGCTGTACATGATGCTGAAGCACCTGGTGGACAAGCACAACATATACTTTGCTTACCTGCCTGCTCGCCTTGACCGCCAGGTCCACCTggcagctgtcaatcaagctCTGGCTGCACCCATCATCTGCCTGATATGGCTTTACTTCTTCTCTGTCCTCAGAACAA GTTTCTGGGCTTCCACCTCTTTATTCACACTGGTCATCTTGTTCATCACTGTCTTCATCTGCATTGGCTACACCTGCTTTGGTCATTTCAAATACCTCAGCCCACACAACTATGAG ACGAAAGATGAGGATCAGGATACAGCAGAGGGAGCGGAGGATAGCACCACG GTCTACCTCCCCAGAGTGCTTAACCCCAAATCCCCAGCCAGCAACCCACAGGAGGTCAAACCTGAGAAGGGGTACGGCTCTACGGAGGGAAGTCCGACCTTCAGCCCTACTCCCGTGGAAGGAAGCACGTCAGACGcctga